Proteins encoded by one window of Methylovirgula ligni:
- a CDS encoding ParB-like protein, which produces MSVREPLLKPVPLTDLRPTQITVGYREVKEKRKRWKELADEKGSEFLGKHMIPVILGPKERHYVIDHHHLGLALIEEKVKDILVNVVADLRTLPQEAFWVFLDNRGWMHPFDADGQRKTYADIPKALTDLVDDPFRSLAGELRQAGGYAKDTTPFAEFLWADALRRRLKRKIVETDFSHAIEKALAFAKSAEASFLPGWCGPTDD; this is translated from the coding sequence ATGAGTGTGCGTGAACCCCTTTTAAAACCCGTTCCCCTGACCGACTTGCGCCCGACACAGATCACCGTCGGCTATCGCGAGGTAAAGGAAAAGCGCAAGCGCTGGAAAGAGCTCGCCGACGAAAAGGGCTCGGAATTCCTCGGCAAGCATATGATCCCGGTCATTCTCGGACCGAAGGAACGCCATTACGTCATCGACCATCACCATCTCGGCCTCGCATTGATCGAGGAGAAGGTGAAGGACATTCTGGTCAATGTCGTCGCGGATCTGCGGACCTTGCCGCAAGAAGCCTTCTGGGTTTTTCTCGACAATCGCGGCTGGATGCATCCCTTCGATGCGGACGGGCAGCGCAAGACCTACGCCGACATTCCCAAAGCGCTGACCGATCTCGTCGATGACCCGTTCCGTTCGCTCGCTGGCGAATTGCGGCAGGCCGGCGGCTACGCCAAGGACACGACGCCCTTCGCCGAATTCCTCTGGGCAGATGCGTTGCGACGGCGGCTGAAGCGGAAGATCGTCGAGACGGACTTTTCCCACGCCATCGAAAAGGCCCTCGCCTTCGCCAAAAGCGCCGAGGCGAGCTTCCTGCCCGGCTGGTGCGGCCCGACCGACGATTAA
- a CDS encoding PAS domain-containing sensor histidine kinase has protein sequence MNFAGSLEKQIASLVHFSVLPHQAERMRHETFLLRRLASSLAIMCLAPLFLAVYGAPAIWHALVFVWCIVPIATVLLLSRSGNLLLAQTICVISFIGAAATIAAGGGPWEAALIWLVLAPFEGALSQNLKLVLAAGGLAVLAAIGLTFADDIGLLSTGFSIGHAPLLVVPAILYATLVAHGLVALQTRCEQAADLRSQHYRAVYDTLGDLIIHQDRNGGAEFVSTNCYEIFGVPSVELMGRGLLDHIHVADRPSFLKAISDAAASSRTIVASLRLRAASVSGKSAYEPSFRWIEMRARRFAFETDGRADAERVISIFRDVSQAKQREMDFDAARAAADEASIWKDQFLANVSHELRTPLNAIIGFSEILADAELTPDDSAKQREYAAIIEKSGHHLLSVVNSILDMSKIQSGAFDILPEPFALPPLIDLCCDMVKLKASEGGVELVRAYPEEIDEIVGDKRAYKQVLLNLLSNAIKFTPRGGRVTVKLHPDGNNVVVSVADTGIGIAPNDLTNLGNPFFQAGASYDRRYEGTGLGLSVVRGLVGLHGGTISIESELDQGTCISVRLPLDCRRLPASKNATARIETLPRRSRSDEPRQFSNEMMVKKIA, from the coding sequence TTGAATTTCGCCGGTAGTCTCGAGAAGCAGATCGCCTCTCTGGTTCATTTCTCAGTCCTGCCTCATCAGGCCGAGCGGATGCGCCATGAGACCTTCCTGCTCCGCCGCTTAGCAAGCTCGCTGGCGATCATGTGCCTGGCACCGCTTTTCCTGGCGGTCTATGGCGCGCCCGCCATCTGGCACGCGCTGGTTTTCGTCTGGTGCATCGTTCCGATCGCGACCGTGCTCTTGCTCTCGCGGAGCGGCAATCTGCTTCTTGCACAGACGATCTGCGTCATCAGCTTCATCGGTGCCGCGGCGACCATCGCCGCCGGCGGCGGCCCCTGGGAAGCCGCTCTCATCTGGCTTGTTCTCGCGCCCTTCGAAGGCGCTCTCTCGCAAAATCTCAAGCTCGTGCTCGCGGCCGGAGGGCTCGCCGTCCTGGCGGCGATCGGCCTGACCTTCGCCGACGACATCGGTTTGCTGTCGACCGGCTTTTCCATCGGCCACGCCCCGTTGCTGGTGGTGCCCGCCATTCTCTATGCGACACTCGTGGCGCACGGCCTCGTCGCCTTGCAGACGCGCTGCGAACAGGCGGCGGACTTGCGCTCCCAGCATTATCGCGCCGTCTACGACACGCTGGGCGATCTCATCATTCATCAGGACCGCAATGGCGGCGCCGAATTTGTCAGCACGAATTGCTATGAGATTTTTGGCGTGCCGAGCGTCGAGCTGATGGGCCGCGGGCTGCTCGATCACATTCACGTCGCCGACCGGCCATCCTTCCTCAAGGCCATCTCCGACGCCGCCGCGTCGTCGCGCACGATCGTCGCCTCCTTACGCTTGCGGGCCGCGAGCGTCTCCGGAAAAAGCGCCTACGAGCCAAGCTTCCGCTGGATCGAAATGCGGGCGCGGCGTTTTGCGTTCGAGACCGATGGCAGGGCGGATGCCGAGCGGGTCATCTCGATCTTCCGCGATGTGAGCCAAGCCAAGCAGCGCGAGATGGACTTTGACGCCGCGCGCGCCGCCGCCGATGAAGCCAGTATCTGGAAGGATCAATTCCTCGCCAATGTCAGTCACGAGCTGCGCACGCCGCTTAACGCGATCATCGGCTTCTCCGAGATTCTCGCGGATGCCGAGCTGACGCCGGATGATAGCGCCAAGCAGCGCGAATATGCCGCGATCATCGAGAAATCCGGCCATCATCTGCTTTCGGTCGTCAACTCGATCCTCGACATGTCGAAAATCCAGTCCGGCGCGTTCGACATCCTGCCCGAGCCTTTCGCGCTGCCGCCGCTGATCGATCTGTGCTGCGACATGGTGAAACTCAAAGCGAGCGAAGGCGGCGTCGAACTCGTCCGTGCCTATCCCGAGGAGATCGACGAGATCGTCGGCGACAAGCGGGCCTACAAGCAGGTTCTGCTCAACCTGCTGTCCAACGCGATCAAATTCACGCCGCGCGGCGGCCGGGTCACCGTCAAGCTGCATCCCGATGGCAATAATGTCGTCGTCAGTGTCGCCGACACCGGCATCGGCATCGCGCCCAACGATCTTACCAATCTCGGCAATCCGTTCTTTCAGGCCGGGGCCTCCTACGACCGTCGCTATGAAGGCACGGGTCTTGGGCTGTCGGTGGTGCGCGGCCTCGTCGGCCTGCACGGCGGGACGATTTCGATTGAAAGCGAACTCGATCAGGGTACCTGCATCAGCGTTCGCCTGCCGCTCGATTGCCGCCGCCTGCCGGCCAGCAAGAATGCGACGGCCAGAATCGAGACCTTGCCGCGCCGCTCGCGCAGCGACGAACCGCGCCAATTCAGCAACGAAATGATGGTGAAGAAAATTGCGTGA
- a CDS encoding SufE family protein: MSLDEIIENFGYLDDWEDRYRYVIELGRTLEPLPPEAHTEANRVLGCASQVWLESTVNRTGQGEPILTFRADSDAHIVRGLVALIVTLYSGKTPSEILKADASALFDQLGLSAHLTRQRTNGTRSMVERITRDARRAAAEAVG; the protein is encoded by the coding sequence ATGAGTCTCGACGAAATCATCGAAAACTTCGGCTATCTCGACGATTGGGAAGATCGCTACCGCTATGTCATCGAGCTTGGTCGCACGCTCGAACCGCTTCCTCCGGAGGCGCATACGGAAGCCAACAGAGTTCTGGGCTGTGCCAGCCAGGTCTGGCTGGAGTCGACGGTCAACCGGACAGGGCAGGGCGAGCCGATCCTGACGTTCCGTGCCGACAGCGACGCGCATATCGTCCGCGGCCTCGTGGCGCTGATCGTGACGCTTTATTCGGGCAAGACACCGTCCGAGATCCTGAAGGCGGACGCCTCGGCTCTGTTCGATCAGCTCGGCCTCTCCGCGCATCTGACGCGCCAGCGCACCAATGGCACGCGCTCGATGGTCGAGCGGATCACACGCGATGCCCGCCGCGCAGCAGCGGAAGCCGTAGGTTAG
- a CDS encoding peptidoglycan-binding domain-containing protein, whose amino-acid sequence MREALARSDNDFLVAEPRRRKAAPQPSRFGTLTRIARFAKHVVNYPNRIAGALLVGIAAAIAVNALELQTARHPAPFFGHATTLPQQPATAPEAPQPTPQTMAPTAPPAVAIAPAPEPVAAPVPADPLGQFLRKNEQPAPRHHTATTAEPPARPDRISQILEQNGGAPPKPNRTVLAVQRALVKLGYVLRADGIDGEATHRAIVQYESDHHLPAHGEMSAKLLRQLSAEAGLAIP is encoded by the coding sequence TTGCGTGAAGCTCTCGCCCGTAGCGACAACGATTTCCTCGTCGCCGAACCGCGCCGCAGGAAGGCCGCCCCGCAGCCCAGCCGTTTCGGCACGTTGACCCGCATCGCCCGGTTCGCGAAACATGTCGTCAATTATCCGAACCGGATCGCTGGCGCTCTTCTGGTCGGCATCGCCGCCGCCATAGCCGTCAACGCACTTGAGCTGCAGACGGCGCGCCACCCGGCACCATTCTTTGGCCACGCCACGACACTCCCGCAGCAACCTGCGACCGCTCCCGAGGCCCCGCAGCCCACGCCGCAGACCATGGCCCCGACAGCGCCGCCTGCCGTCGCAATTGCACCAGCGCCAGAGCCGGTCGCAGCTCCGGTCCCCGCCGATCCACTCGGGCAATTCCTCCGGAAAAATGAGCAACCGGCGCCACGCCACCACACGGCGACCACGGCCGAGCCGCCGGCCCGGCCCGACCGCATCTCGCAAATTCTGGAACAGAACGGCGGCGCACCGCCAAAGCCGAACCGCACCGTACTTGCCGTGCAGCGCGCCCTGGTCAAACTCGGCTATGTGCTCCGCGCGGACGGAATTGACGGCGAGGCCACCCACCGGGCGATCGTGCAGTATGAAAGCGACCACCATCTGCCGGCACATGGCGAGATGAGCGCAAAACTGCTCCGCCAGCTCAGCGCTGAAGCCGGACTCGCCATTCCCTGA